The proteins below are encoded in one region of Leptospira sp. WS4.C2:
- a CDS encoding NCS2 family permease, with product MNFFTITRGDLDGFFGLMVDNLIQLLVLSALCIGVCGFPLVFITAVVLPGAAVSLLVGNMFYAWQAWKLGQKTKRTDVTAIPYGINTVSLFAFVFFVMFPTYQATGNYVAAWKAGLLVSFVSGCIEVIGSFVAAKIRKYTPRAALLSALAGIAITFISMDFLLRTFERPIVAFIPLGVILLQYFGKVRFPFGIPGGLLSVILGILLSYLSSFWGDPIYQPGAVESGLKTLGFYFPQLSISPLIETLTYANIKAYFSIILPMGIFNVIGSLQNIESAEASGDSFDTKTSLLVNGLGTLAGTAFGSPFPTTIYIGHPGWKALGAKHSYSVLSGIFMTIVSLFGLMGLIQALIPVEAGMAIVLWIGIVITSQAFQAIPKHHSPAVVVGLLPAFAGWAVLIIQNVFIFLDGKLQTTLQELGVKQVVHFSLSDIPPHLTFLPYALSGVLALSQGFLITSMIWSAMVVFVLEREWNKAAIWASIAAVLSIVGWIHAYELQGNAILNRFTELASLDFPIAYFSLATLFLLIRFLDSKGKAEKLGH from the coding sequence ATGAATTTTTTTACCATCACTCGAGGAGATCTAGACGGTTTTTTTGGTCTCATGGTAGACAACCTCATCCAACTTCTGGTCCTTTCCGCTCTCTGTATCGGAGTTTGCGGGTTCCCACTTGTCTTTATTACTGCTGTTGTTTTGCCTGGAGCTGCCGTTTCTTTGCTTGTAGGAAATATGTTTTATGCCTGGCAAGCGTGGAAACTAGGACAAAAAACAAAACGTACAGATGTTACAGCCATCCCTTATGGTATTAATACGGTTTCTCTTTTTGCCTTTGTATTTTTTGTAATGTTCCCCACTTACCAAGCAACAGGTAACTATGTTGCGGCCTGGAAAGCGGGGCTTCTCGTATCTTTTGTTTCCGGATGTATTGAAGTGATCGGATCTTTTGTTGCAGCAAAAATCCGTAAATACACTCCCAGAGCCGCTTTACTTTCCGCATTAGCCGGAATTGCGATCACCTTTATCTCTATGGATTTTTTACTCCGTACCTTCGAAAGACCAATAGTCGCCTTTATCCCGCTAGGTGTAATTCTTCTACAATACTTCGGGAAAGTTCGTTTTCCTTTCGGTATTCCTGGTGGGTTACTTTCTGTTATACTTGGGATTTTATTATCTTATTTATCTTCCTTTTGGGGAGATCCAATTTACCAACCTGGAGCCGTCGAAAGTGGACTAAAAACTTTGGGTTTCTACTTCCCTCAACTTTCAATTAGTCCCCTGATAGAAACACTCACATACGCAAATATCAAAGCGTATTTTTCCATCATCCTACCTATGGGAATTTTTAATGTGATTGGTTCTCTTCAGAATATAGAATCTGCTGAAGCCTCAGGTGATAGTTTTGATACGAAAACTTCGTTACTTGTCAATGGCCTTGGTACTCTGGCAGGTACTGCTTTTGGTTCCCCTTTTCCAACTACCATCTATATTGGACATCCAGGATGGAAGGCACTGGGAGCTAAACATAGTTATTCGGTGCTTTCCGGAATCTTTATGACTATCGTAAGTTTATTTGGACTCATGGGCCTTATCCAAGCTTTAATTCCTGTGGAAGCGGGAATGGCCATAGTGCTTTGGATTGGGATTGTGATTACAAGCCAAGCCTTCCAAGCCATTCCCAAACATCATTCCCCTGCGGTTGTGGTGGGACTTTTACCGGCCTTTGCGGGTTGGGCAGTCCTTATTATCCAAAATGTATTTATTTTTTTAGATGGGAAATTACAAACCACCTTACAGGAGCTTGGCGTAAAGCAAGTAGTCCATTTTTCTTTATCTGATATCCCTCCGCATTTAACTTTTCTTCCTTATGCTCTGAGTGGAGTGCTCGCTTTGTCTCAAGGGTTTCTCATCACTTCGATGATTTGGTCAGCAATGGTGGTTTTTGTTTTAGAAAGGGAATGGAATAAAGCTGCGATTTGGGCTTCCATTGCCGCCGTGCTTTCTATCGTTGGTTGGATTCACGCTTATGAATTGCAAGGGAATGCCATTCTCAATCGATTTACGGAACTTGCGAGCCTAGACTTCCCTATCGCTTACTTTTCCCTTGCTACCTTATTTTTGTTAATTAGGTTCCTGGATTCAAAGGGAAAAGCGGAGAAATTAGGACATTAA
- a CDS encoding stringent starvation protein B, which produces MSEKLTQEEITTLREFKRDLFNLYWERFGVFYIHVMPHPKLEIGKRGLLNAEKESGIVLVFGDKAVKVLDSKPDYLFAELQFGSAWEPTMIPWDAVFRIYDKFQNSATQLRFLQVEVAPNAEEISTKPKVTKPEVTGDGNVIRVDFGGKRNE; this is translated from the coding sequence ATGAGCGAAAAACTCACGCAGGAAGAAATCACAACATTACGTGAGTTTAAAAGAGATTTATTCAATCTCTATTGGGAACGATTTGGAGTTTTTTATATCCACGTAATGCCACATCCAAAACTAGAAATTGGGAAACGGGGTTTACTCAATGCAGAAAAAGAATCTGGCATTGTACTCGTGTTTGGTGACAAAGCTGTAAAAGTATTGGATAGTAAACCTGATTATTTATTTGCAGAACTTCAGTTTGGTTCTGCCTGGGAACCCACTATGATTCCCTGGGATGCCGTATTTCGTATCTATGATAAGTTCCAAAACTCAGCCACCCAACTTCGTTTTCTGCAAGTGGAAGTCGCACCCAATGCAGAAGAAATTAGTACCAAACCAAAAGTGACAAAACCGGAAGTAACTGGAGATGGAAACGTGATTCGAGTTGATTTTGGAGGGAAACGAAACGAATGA
- a CDS encoding polysaccharide biosynthesis protein — MKSIPRRYWVFPVDILFMFLSYFLAHLVRFENIRFLDNYPDFWVCAAIVVLSRSMVFLFSGIYRSLWSYASLHDLLSIIKATVLSSLVSTLALLFYNRFYQLSRMVPILDTLILLGFLCLRSLSWRMLREQIFNSDRSKRGTPVLLVGAGKLGSSFLTEIRRNADSDYLPIGFLDDNLSKKGGYIQGVPILGSTDEIGKILVRYGVKRVIMTVPQPDGRVVSKLMKECENEGVDFKILPTFGEYLSGKPNITQLREVQVEDLLGRPTVDLEIESIRSYLEKKVILVTGAGGSIGSEICRQVALFKPSVLVILDAAETPLYEIDYELRKSFADLNIDIRPVIADVKNLSRISAIFEEHRPSVVFHSAAYKHVPMMEINPSEAVLNNVMGTKNVADVCRLIGVDRFVLISTDKAVNPVNVMGASKRAAEIYLQHISQNSRTKFITVRFGNVLGSNGSVIPRFREQIKRGGPVTVTHPEVIRYFMTIPEATQLVLQAGSMGEHGEIFLLDMGEPVKILSLAEEMIRLSGYTPHKDIAIEFSGLRPGEKLYEELLLNQEGIKKTHHPKIRIAAPLENYNLLLFQNKLNRLFSLAKANKNREIFGAFKDIIPEYKIHDEYIEWETSHGKRNL; from the coding sequence ATGAAATCGATTCCGAGACGATACTGGGTTTTTCCTGTAGACATACTCTTCATGTTCTTGTCGTATTTTCTCGCACACCTTGTGCGTTTTGAGAACATACGATTTTTAGATAATTATCCTGACTTCTGGGTCTGCGCGGCAATCGTAGTCCTCTCGCGAAGTATGGTTTTTCTATTTTCTGGAATTTACAGATCTCTTTGGTCTTATGCTTCGTTGCACGATCTGCTCTCTATCATCAAAGCCACTGTCCTTTCGTCTCTAGTATCTACTCTTGCACTCCTTTTCTACAACCGTTTCTACCAACTGTCTCGAATGGTTCCAATCCTCGACACCCTCATCCTACTTGGATTTTTATGTTTAAGAAGTTTGAGTTGGAGAATGCTCCGAGAACAAATCTTTAATTCCGATAGGTCCAAACGTGGAACACCTGTACTTCTCGTAGGGGCAGGAAAACTTGGAAGTTCATTCCTAACAGAGATTAGACGAAATGCGGATTCAGATTACCTACCCATCGGATTTTTGGATGACAACTTATCTAAAAAAGGTGGCTACATCCAAGGAGTTCCAATCCTCGGTTCCACTGATGAAATTGGCAAAATTTTAGTTCGTTACGGTGTGAAAAGAGTCATTATGACTGTACCCCAACCAGATGGACGTGTGGTTAGCAAACTTATGAAAGAGTGTGAAAATGAAGGTGTGGATTTTAAAATCCTTCCCACTTTTGGTGAGTATCTTTCAGGGAAACCAAATATCACACAACTTCGTGAAGTTCAAGTAGAGGATCTTTTGGGTAGACCGACTGTGGATTTAGAAATTGAATCCATTCGATCTTACTTAGAAAAAAAAGTAATCCTTGTGACTGGCGCTGGTGGATCTATTGGTTCCGAAATTTGCCGTCAAGTGGCTTTGTTCAAACCCAGCGTACTTGTTATACTCGATGCCGCAGAAACTCCGTTATATGAAATTGATTATGAATTACGAAAAAGTTTTGCCGATTTAAATATAGACATTCGTCCTGTGATTGCTGATGTAAAGAACCTATCACGAATTTCTGCCATTTTTGAAGAACACCGACCCTCTGTTGTTTTTCATTCCGCTGCTTATAAACATGTACCGATGATGGAAATCAACCCTTCAGAAGCAGTTTTAAACAACGTGATGGGGACAAAGAACGTAGCAGATGTTTGCCGCCTTATTGGGGTAGATCGTTTTGTTTTAATCTCGACTGACAAAGCGGTAAATCCCGTCAATGTGATGGGAGCTTCGAAACGCGCCGCTGAAATTTACTTACAACATATTTCGCAAAATTCCAGGACAAAATTCATTACTGTCCGTTTTGGGAATGTTCTAGGTTCCAATGGAAGTGTCATTCCACGATTCCGAGAACAAATCAAACGAGGTGGACCAGTTACTGTCACCCATCCAGAAGTCATTCGTTACTTTATGACCATTCCAGAAGCCACACAACTAGTGTTACAAGCTGGAAGTATGGGTGAACATGGAGAAATTTTTCTTTTGGATATGGGAGAACCTGTAAAAATTCTTTCTCTTGCTGAAGAGATGATCCGTCTTTCGGGATATACTCCTCACAAAGATATAGCCATTGAATTTTCTGGCCTTCGCCCTGGTGAAAAGCTGTATGAAGAACTCCTTTTAAACCAAGAAGGAATTAAAAAAACACATCATCCAAAAATTCGAATTGCGGCACCATTGGAAAACTATAACCTACTGCTCTTCCAAAATAAATTGAATCGATTGTTTTCTCTTGCAAAAGCAAACAAAAATAGAGAAATTTTCGGCGCGTTCAAAGATATTATCCCCGAATATAAAATCCACGACGAGTACATCGAGTGGGAAACTTCACATGGTAAAAGGAATTTATGA
- the hrpB gene encoding ATP-dependent helicase HrpB, which translates to MSPPLDPFPVITALQSIVESIKNNPVTILDAPPGTGKTTALPTELLKHALASGKKICILEPRRIAAKTAAKRISQNLKEEVGKTVGYRVRFDSKVGKDTKIEFVTDGVLTKILLNDPELKEYGLVIFDEFHERRLDSDLCFALARRTQEIFRSDLKLLIMSATLDGQNFESIGIHSKPIRVSIETHPLEIFHMGNSNKNTNQRLLDLIPKAVEQIEGDILVFLSGKKEIHNLRNGLESIPQIKSNAVVMGLYGDMDLIDQERIFLPSPKGKKKIILSTNIAESSVTIPGVRIVFDTGFHKHVVFDSESGVSQLVKERISLSSAKQRAGRAAREGKGLVYRLWSKEEEDSFLDRTKPEILEGDIDRLVLELKSWGEEIQDLRFLDPPNKGSVIQSIQRLKLLGCLDADSNLTNLGKECLRYPLPIRLGKILSILPKEKEKIVADVVSLVGKENSGTEAKLFTEDIDASQFSYELRSTFDQILRIYREKTDFSTTKINGNRLLYIASGFPDRIAKAKVLNGQDFKLSNGKLGILNTTSIQIPEFIIVLDTFSFGQDLYITHFLPIDEEFIEKNFSQIITKKVVPEKRTNQRGESFLVVKEEVSLGDLVLDSKETKSPNPTVLGLALEEYLTKSPWEEEWKKDPELKNFYNRVRFLERNGVLDTKTDVNYLKQISKQWLFPFIDLESGKLSLDKLPYLEALKAYIGYDKLGLIDSQAPMSIQVPSGSRIQLNYDGIEPELHVKLQELFGLKSLPKLANGKASILIHLLSPARRPVQITKDLESFWNHGYHEVKKELKGRYPRHPWPDKPWEAVPTKHLNHTKRS; encoded by the coding sequence GTGTCACCTCCTTTGGATCCATTCCCAGTAATTACCGCCTTACAATCGATTGTCGAATCTATCAAAAATAACCCGGTTACCATTTTAGATGCACCTCCTGGAACAGGGAAAACAACCGCACTTCCGACAGAACTTCTAAAACATGCTCTTGCTTCTGGAAAAAAAATCTGTATTTTAGAACCGAGGCGCATTGCTGCCAAAACTGCCGCAAAACGAATCAGCCAAAACCTAAAGGAAGAAGTCGGAAAAACTGTTGGATATCGGGTCAGGTTCGATTCGAAAGTTGGCAAAGATACGAAAATCGAATTTGTCACCGACGGAGTTTTAACAAAGATCTTACTGAATGACCCAGAACTCAAAGAATATGGCCTTGTCATCTTTGACGAATTTCATGAAAGACGACTGGATTCTGATTTATGTTTTGCGTTGGCACGTCGCACCCAAGAAATCTTTCGCAGTGACTTGAAGTTACTGATTATGTCTGCGACTTTAGATGGCCAAAATTTTGAATCCATAGGAATTCACTCGAAACCCATCCGAGTTAGTATAGAAACCCATCCGTTGGAAATTTTCCATATGGGAAATTCCAATAAAAATACAAATCAGAGATTACTGGATCTTATTCCTAAAGCCGTAGAACAAATAGAAGGTGATATTTTAGTTTTTTTATCTGGGAAAAAAGAAATCCATAATCTAAGGAATGGTTTGGAATCCATACCGCAAATCAAATCGAATGCCGTCGTAATGGGTTTATATGGTGATATGGATTTGATAGACCAAGAGCGAATTTTTTTACCTTCACCAAAGGGCAAAAAAAAGATCATTCTTTCCACAAACATTGCTGAATCTTCAGTAACCATTCCAGGAGTCCGCATTGTTTTTGATACAGGGTTCCACAAACATGTTGTGTTTGATTCAGAATCTGGAGTTTCTCAATTAGTAAAGGAACGAATTAGTTTGAGTAGCGCCAAACAACGTGCGGGCCGTGCTGCCAGAGAAGGCAAAGGTTTAGTTTATCGTCTCTGGTCCAAGGAAGAAGAAGATTCTTTTTTAGACCGAACAAAACCTGAAATTCTCGAAGGGGATATTGATCGTTTGGTTCTGGAATTAAAATCTTGGGGGGAGGAAATCCAAGATTTGCGATTTTTAGATCCACCAAACAAAGGATCGGTGATTCAAAGTATCCAACGCCTGAAATTACTCGGATGTCTTGATGCAGATTCAAATCTTACAAATCTGGGAAAAGAATGTTTGAGATATCCTCTTCCCATCCGATTGGGAAAAATTCTGTCTATCCTACCGAAAGAGAAAGAAAAAATAGTTGCCGACGTTGTTTCGTTAGTTGGCAAAGAAAATTCAGGGACCGAAGCCAAACTGTTTACTGAAGATATCGATGCATCACAATTTTCTTATGAGTTGCGTTCTACTTTTGATCAAATTTTGCGTATTTACAGGGAAAAAACGGATTTTTCAACAACCAAAATAAATGGAAACCGATTGTTATATATTGCTTCTGGATTCCCTGATCGGATTGCAAAAGCAAAGGTTCTCAATGGGCAAGATTTTAAACTTTCGAATGGTAAATTAGGAATTTTAAATACAACCTCCATCCAAATTCCAGAATTTATAATCGTTTTAGATACTTTTTCATTCGGCCAAGATCTTTATATTACCCATTTTCTTCCTATTGATGAAGAATTCATTGAGAAAAACTTTTCCCAGATCATTACCAAAAAGGTTGTTCCCGAAAAGAGGACCAACCAACGCGGAGAATCATTTCTTGTTGTCAAAGAAGAAGTGAGTTTAGGAGATTTGGTTTTAGATTCCAAAGAAACAAAATCACCCAACCCGACAGTACTTGGTTTGGCGCTAGAGGAATACTTAACTAAATCTCCTTGGGAAGAAGAATGGAAAAAGGATCCAGAATTAAAGAATTTCTACAACCGAGTAAGGTTTCTGGAACGAAATGGCGTTTTGGATACAAAAACAGATGTCAATTATTTAAAACAAATCAGTAAACAATGGTTGTTCCCATTTATAGATTTGGAATCTGGAAAATTATCTTTAGATAAACTTCCCTACCTAGAAGCGTTGAAAGCATATATAGGTTACGATAAATTAGGTTTAATTGATTCCCAGGCTCCCATGTCCATCCAAGTTCCTTCTGGATCTAGAATCCAATTGAACTATGACGGAATAGAACCTGAACTTCATGTCAAATTACAAGAGTTATTTGGTCTAAAATCTTTGCCAAAATTGGCCAATGGGAAGGCGAGTATTCTGATCCATTTACTTTCTCCCGCACGGAGGCCCGTGCAAATTACAAAAGACTTAGAAAGTTTTTGGAACCATGGATACCATGAAGTAAAAAAAGAGTTAAAAGGAAGGTATCCGAGACATCCCTGGCCCGACAAACCTTGGGAAGCTGTCCCTACAAAACATTTGAATCACACCAAACGTTCGTAA
- a CDS encoding methylated-DNA--[protein]-cysteine S-methyltransferase, whose product MDANHKHYNIIKDSIEYLLEHFEDQPNLNVLAERVSLSPFHFQKVFRLWAGVSPKEFLQFVTVTHAKQLLKESSVLDTTYTLGLSGTGRLHDLFVKLEAMTPGEYRRGGEGLVLKYEVFPSPFGDILLVSSERGIQSLQFIDSFEKGMLEIKGEFPHAIWKEGGSSEHQNLKDYFQKMIIPKTPIPLYVFGTEFQMKVWRSLLKIPMGSICTYGDIAESIGQTSAQRAVGTAIGKNPIAFLIPCHRVIQTSGLFGGYRWDPNRKRMIIAWEQSKIIAPNNDLSYTIGR is encoded by the coding sequence GTGGATGCCAATCACAAACACTACAATATCATAAAAGACTCCATTGAGTATTTACTGGAGCATTTTGAAGACCAACCAAACTTAAATGTTTTGGCCGAACGAGTTTCTCTCAGCCCCTTCCATTTCCAAAAAGTGTTCCGTTTGTGGGCGGGTGTTTCTCCCAAGGAATTTTTACAATTTGTTACAGTTACTCACGCCAAACAGCTGCTAAAAGAATCATCTGTTTTAGATACAACCTATACTTTGGGATTATCGGGAACGGGGCGATTACATGACTTATTTGTAAAATTAGAAGCGATGACACCAGGAGAATACAGGCGAGGAGGGGAAGGTCTTGTATTAAAGTATGAAGTATTCCCCTCTCCATTTGGAGACATCCTTCTTGTATCTTCGGAACGGGGAATCCAATCACTCCAGTTCATCGATTCTTTTGAAAAAGGAATGTTGGAGATTAAAGGAGAATTCCCTCATGCGATTTGGAAAGAAGGAGGATCTTCCGAACACCAAAATTTAAAAGATTATTTTCAAAAGATGATCATCCCTAAAACTCCAATTCCTTTGTATGTGTTTGGAACTGAATTCCAAATGAAAGTATGGAGATCTCTATTAAAAATACCTATGGGAAGTATTTGTACTTATGGAGATATTGCTGAATCCATTGGGCAAACATCAGCACAAAGAGCAGTGGGGACAGCAATAGGAAAAAATCCCATTGCCTTTCTCATTCCTTGCCATCGTGTGATCCAAACCTCAGGACTGTTTGGCGGTTATCGGTGGGATCCAAATCGGAAAAGGATGATCATTGCTTGGGAACAATCAAAGATTATTGCACCAAACAATGATTTGTCTTATACTATTGGTAGATAA
- a CDS encoding lysoplasmalogenase family protein: MVYYLILTTIPLAIVSAFFIHWFTMQGESNPLKRLEHSRGIYLGFSFQILLFAWLLFQLGHARFSYPLYAIGFSFLGDWFNLQFPIAKKQMQDPVLGGIFSFAIAQVFFLLSFWKLTSWNELYTGVLPYVITGALLVLPALIFYFRVYNSNRSKWVMASAFVYGLILCFFVSLCFNAYLTFGGVWIYLAIGAGFFLLSDAVMGETTINGTRHPKWEFQVPWVTYLIAQSFLLVGFFLVSHTRHLI, encoded by the coding sequence ATGGTATATTACTTAATTCTCACGACCATTCCACTCGCCATTGTTTCGGCTTTTTTTATCCATTGGTTTACAATGCAGGGAGAATCAAATCCGCTCAAAAGATTAGAACATTCTCGCGGAATTTATCTAGGTTTTTCGTTTCAAATCCTGCTTTTTGCTTGGTTATTATTTCAATTAGGCCATGCCAGATTTTCCTATCCTTTGTATGCCATTGGATTTTCTTTTTTAGGAGATTGGTTTAATCTCCAATTTCCGATTGCCAAAAAACAGATGCAGGATCCTGTCCTTGGTGGAATCTTCAGTTTTGCTATCGCCCAAGTTTTCTTTTTGTTATCGTTTTGGAAGTTAACAAGTTGGAATGAATTGTATACTGGTGTTTTGCCTTATGTGATCACCGGGGCTTTATTGGTTTTACCAGCCCTGATTTTCTATTTTCGAGTGTATAACTCGAATCGATCAAAATGGGTAATGGCATCGGCCTTTGTTTATGGACTCATCCTCTGCTTTTTTGTTTCTTTATGTTTTAACGCCTACCTTACATTTGGTGGAGTTTGGATTTATTTGGCAATCGGAGCTGGATTCTTTTTACTTTCCGATGCTGTCATGGGAGAAACTACGATCAATGGGACAAGACATCCGAAATGGGAATTCCAAGTTCCTTGGGTCACTTACCTCATTGCACAAAGTTTTTTACTCGTTGGTTTCTTTTTAGTCTCTCATACGAGACATTTGATTTAA
- a CDS encoding choice-of-anchor D domain-containing protein — MNQKLNLLILLTFTSLFSIGCPGGGGGGGLGLLALLGGGGGGDVPAPKLEIVYEGVSRESGSTLDMGAEPVLTADGKTGTVTIKNSGNVSITLPGSPNIVVLSGTDATQFSVTQPGTTSLAAGSSVTFTINFKPTGSAGPRSATIKIQSSDAAVGSFQLNLTGTAGAAVPRLAVSVGATQIASNGSYGMGSVEIDSSGTAVTFTVKNTGSATANLDGPPAVSSTDSQFILNLAGFPATIAANASATFTIQFSPTGVAGAKSSNIAVSYDGSSAFLFSVTGTGTPKPVPTIAISHNSSNFTTGGSIPTFGAVWPTITSSAKTVTISNTGTATMTGIALSKPSGDTGDFIISAFSAGTTLAAGASGTFTIQFAPSTTNARSAVVRVATTNGNNGTASSADLNVSGTGKTGAQVLVSWTDTNEKAANDTDGGYKVCYSKTSGFTAVHNGTTIFCSDVPNTGGTTPVSTVITVPTFGDWYFKVYSYGKYNTTGGTPSAQTSAVNVPST, encoded by the coding sequence ATGAATCAAAAACTGAATCTTCTAATATTATTAACATTCACCTCTTTATTTTCCATTGGATGTCCCGGCGGTGGAGGTGGTGGAGGTTTAGGACTGTTAGCACTCCTTGGTGGCGGTGGAGGCGGGGATGTTCCTGCTCCAAAATTAGAAATCGTTTATGAGGGCGTTAGCCGAGAAAGTGGATCCACTCTTGATATGGGGGCCGAACCAGTATTAACTGCGGATGGTAAAACGGGAACCGTTACCATTAAAAATAGCGGTAATGTTTCCATTACCTTACCTGGATCACCTAACATAGTGGTTCTGTCTGGCACAGATGCAACCCAATTTTCAGTGACTCAACCAGGTACTACAAGTTTGGCAGCAGGGTCATCAGTTACTTTTACTATTAATTTTAAACCAACAGGTAGTGCTGGGCCTCGATCAGCGACCATCAAAATTCAATCCAGTGATGCTGCCGTAGGTTCGTTTCAGTTGAATCTCACAGGAACAGCGGGTGCAGCGGTACCACGCTTAGCGGTTTCCGTCGGAGCCACGCAAATTGCTTCTAATGGCAGTTATGGAATGGGTTCGGTAGAAATTGATTCTTCTGGGACTGCGGTGACATTTACTGTAAAAAACACAGGAAGTGCCACGGCAAACCTTGATGGTCCACCTGCGGTTTCTTCCACGGATTCACAATTTATATTAAACCTTGCCGGTTTTCCTGCAACGATTGCTGCCAATGCGTCAGCTACCTTTACCATTCAATTCTCGCCGACGGGAGTTGCAGGAGCAAAATCATCGAATATCGCTGTCTCTTATGACGGATCTTCTGCATTTTTATTTTCGGTTACAGGAACCGGTACACCAAAGCCAGTTCCAACAATTGCCATTTCGCATAATTCTAGTAACTTTACAACTGGTGGTTCGATTCCTACCTTTGGTGCCGTTTGGCCTACGATCACTTCTAGTGCAAAAACTGTCACCATTAGCAATACAGGTACGGCAACCATGACTGGTATTGCTCTTTCCAAACCAAGTGGGGATACTGGAGATTTCATTATTAGTGCATTTAGTGCTGGTACCACTCTTGCTGCCGGTGCCTCTGGAACATTTACCATTCAGTTCGCTCCATCCACAACGAATGCAAGATCGGCAGTGGTCAGAGTTGCCACAACGAACGGCAACAATGGCACTGCCTCAAGTGCTGACTTAAACGTTTCGGGAACAGGAAAAACAGGCGCACAAGTATTGGTAAGTTGGACAGACACGAATGAAAAGGCTGCCAATGATACCGATGGTGGTTATAAAGTTTGTTATAGCAAAACTTCTGGGTTTACAGCCGTTCACAATGGTACTACAATATTTTGTTCGGACGTACCTAATACAGGAGGGACTACCCCTGTTTCCACGGTAATCACAGTACCAACTTTCGGGGATTGGTATTTCAAAGTATATTCTTACGGGAAATACAACACAACAGGTGGGACTCCTTCCGCCCAAACTTCTGCAGTCAATGTTCCGAGCACATAG